Part of the Propionimicrobium sp. PCR01-08-3 genome, TGTACTGGCCTCCGCCGTGCTGTGCGGGTCGGTGGGCTTGGAACGGCAGATCCATCACAAGAACGCTGGTGTGCGCACCCACGCGTTGGTGGGGATGGGCGCCTGCCTGTTCACCATCGTCGGCATGTATCCGCTGCTGAATGCGGCCCACCCGATCACCTGGGACGCGATGCGAGTGGCCGCCCAGGTGGTCAGCGGCATCGGCTTTCTCGGCGCGGGCGTCATCTTCGTGAACCGGGACTCGGTGCGCGGTATGACAACGGCGGCCGGTATCTGGCTGTCGGCGGCCGTCGGCATGTCGTGCGGCGCAGGGCTACTGCTGTTGGCCCTTGTCACAACAGTGCTCTACCTCATCATCGTGTTGGGGGTTGGGCCGCTTGTCCGCCGCCTTCCGGGCAGCGATCGCCGGATGCTGGTGCGAATCTGCTACGAGGATCAGCTCGGGGTGCTGAGACGCGTACTGACGGCGTCCACCGAAATGGGGTTTCAATCGTCGGTGATCTCGACGAGACAGCGCCGCGAATCTGACCCGCCGAGCGTGGAGGTCGTCGTCCGGTTCAGTGGCGGCCTGCCGCTGCGTGACCTGGTTGCCGAGCTATCCGAAATCAAGGGCGTGCAATCGGCGGTCATCTTCGAAGACTCACACGACTCGGACGAGTGAGCGCGGGCAAGAACCTTCTTTCCGATAGCGGGCTTGGATAAGCCGGTCTCTTGCAGCAGGCTGGGTTACAAAGGGTTTTGACAAAGAATTCACGCGTCGGTTGGCGGCTCCGGCGAACAACGTCCGGGAGGCTGCATGCCGCGAAGCTCTTTGGAACCCCTCATTACCAAGGAAGGAGAAAACTCATGGCAACGCTCGATGGCAAGAAGATTCTCATCCTCTCGACGAACTATGGGACCGAATCTGCGGAGCTCACCAAGCCGCTGGCCTATCTCAAGGAACAGGGTGCGGACGTGACGGTCGCGGCTCCGCAGACCGACACCATTCAGACCCTCGAAGGCGACAAGACGCCAGGAGCGACGGTCGACCCCGACATCTCGCTCGCCGACGCCAACCCGTCAGACTACGATGCCGTCGTCGTCCCCGGTGGCACCATCAACGCCGACTCGCTACGTGTCGATCCCGACGCCCAGCGCATCGTCCAGGCGTTCGCCAACAACGGCAAGGTCGTCGCGGCCATCTGCCACGCACCGTGGCTGCTGATCAACTCCGGCGTGGCCGGGGGCAAGACGACGACCTCCTATCCGACGCTGAGTCTCGACCTGACAAATGCCGGAGCCACCTGGGTCAACCAAGAGGTGAAGGTATGCCCGGCCAACGGCTGGACGCTGATCACCTCGCGCAATCCCGGTGACATCCCCGCATTCAACCAGGCGATCACCGAGCAGCTGACCGGTGCGGCTGCGTAAGTCGCGCTCGACGAACTGCTAACAGCCTCTGGCCGCAACACGTCACCGGCGGGCAGGACAGAGAATATTGGCTGATGGTGCGGGCCCGGAGTCAAAATGAGACCCGGGCCCGCACCACTTTTGCGTCCATGGAAGCGCCTTTAGGCGTATCCCTTGACTTCACGCATACCCTTTGACCGGACCACGGTTGGCCGGTTCTGCCCGCTGGGTAGCCTTGACACATGAGCCAGATGCCCATTGAGGATGCGGACCGCGACCGCGTGATCGGTGCGCTGCAACGTAGCCACGCCTCGGGGCAAATCGACGAGAAGAGCCTCAAGCAACGCGTGGAGATCGCGTTGCAAACCGACGATCCTTACCAGCTCAACAACCTGCTGAGCGATCTGCCCGGCGGCAGCGCCTATTTGTGGACGCCGCAACCCGGGCAGCAGTTGAGCCCGTATTCTCCGCAGACCGGCTCGTACGGCGCACACGTCAGCCGTACCCAGCAACGTAGCGGCGGCTGGCAGGAATTTCTGCGCACCTACTGGGGTGTGATCCTCGGAATCGGCATCGTGCTGTTGATGGTGATGGGCAACGGTTACTTCTCGTTCTGGTGGATGTTCTTCCTGTTGATGTTTGTCTTCCCGCGCGGCATGCGCTCCAAGATGCATCGTCCACAGAATCGACCCGGCCCGATCGTTCCGCCCTATCAACCGATCCCGCCTTTCCAGCAGAACCAGCCCAAGGCTCCGCCACGCGTCCAGGACAGTTTTGATTCGGACGATGAAGACGGCGGCGAGACCGGCCGGTGGAATCAGCCACCCGGTTCGTCCACAAGATAGCCGATATACCTCGCTGCGGGCCGGTTACAGATTGTCAGATGCGGATGAGATGCTGGTCGCAGCAAAATCAGCAACAGGTAGCGTACGTTCTTGCAGCGTGCCGCAGCGGCCGCGGCGCGAATGACGTGGAAGGAACACCATCGTGAAGAAGACTTGGCGCGCATTCGCCGCGCTCGCCTCGGCCGGGGCACTCCTGTTGGCCGGCTGCGGCTCAGACTCCGACACCTCGAGCTCTGCCAGTGGCGGCGAGCCGACGACGGGCGTTGTCCATATCGGCATCACCCAGATTGTGTCGCATGCGTCCTTGGACAATGCCCGCGAGGGATTCAAGGCTGCCGTTGAGGAGGCGAGCCTGAATCCTGTCTTTGACGAGCAGAACGCGCAGGGCGACCAGGCGACGGCCTCGTCCATTGCGAACAAGTTCGCCAGCGCCGATCTCGATCTGGTGCTCGCGATCGCGACCCCCGCTGCGCAGGCCGCTGCCCAGTCGATCACCGACACTCCCGTTCTCTTCACCGCGGTCACCGATCCGGTGACCGCCGACCTGGTCGCCTCCAACGAGGCCCCTGGCGCGAACATCACCGGCACCACTGACCTCAACCCGGTCGCCGATCAGATCGGCCTGATCAAGCAGATCGCGCCGGACGCCGAATCGGTCGGCATCATCTATTCCTCCGGCGAGGTCAACTCGGCCGTGCAGGTGGAGCTCGCCAAAGAGGCCGCCGACAATGAGGGCCTGGAGGTGGTCGAGAAGACCATCACCACGACCGCCGAGGTGTTGCAGGCCGCTCAGTCACTGGACGTGGATGCGATCTACGTGCCAACCGACAACAATGTGGTCGCCGGTCTCGATTCGGTGATTTCGGTCGCCGAGGACCAGCAGATCCCGCTGGTGGTGGGCGAGACCGACTCCGTCGAAAAGGGCGGTTTGATCACCTACGGGCTCGACTACTATGAGCTCGGCAGGCAGACCGGCGAGATGGCGGTCAGGATCCTCAACAATGGCGAAGACCCTGCGTCCATGCCGGTTGAGGAGCAGAAGACTCCCAAGCTGGTCATCAATACCACCGCAGCCGAGCGAATGGGCGTCACCATTCCGCAGGAGCTGCTCGACAAGGCTGACGAAACGGTTGAGTAACGCATGATCACAGCGATCGATCTTGGTCTGATCTTCGGGTTGATGGCGCTCGGGGTGTATATCACCTTCCGCGTTCTTGACTTCGCCGATCTGACTATCGACGGCAGTTTCACCACCGGTGCCGCCACGGCCGCGACCCTGATTGTTGCGGGTTGGCAGCCATGGACGGCCACCCTGGTGGCAACTGTCGTCGGATTGATCGCTGGCCTGATCACCGGGCTGCTCAACACCTGGGGCAAGATTCATCCGCTGCTGGCCGGCATCTTGACCCAGATCGCGCTGTATTCGATCAACCTGCGCATCATGGGCAAGGCGAATGTGCCGCTGCTGCGCAATACCACCTTGTTCACCCCGCTGCGTGATCAGGCACTGCTCGGCACCTGGGTGTCTGTCGGGATCTTGGCCTGTGTGCTGGCGGTTTTCGTTATCGTTCTGATCTGGTTCTTGTCGACAGATGTCGGATTGGCGTTGCGTTCGACCGGCGACAACGAGTCGATGGCCCGGGCGCAGGGCGTCAATACGGACGCGATGACCCTGCTCGGGCTGGCTTTGAGTAACGGGTTGGTCGGGCTCTCGGGGGCGCTGTTCGCGCAATACCAGGGTTACGCCGACATCGGTATGGGCATCGGTTTGATCGTGGCCGGGCTGGCCTCGGTCATCATCGGCACCGCGATCATCAACACCGGACGCATCTGGATCACCGCGATCGCCGTGGTGATCGGTTCGATCATCTACCGCTTGATCATCCAGGCCGCGTTGACCATTCCGTGGTTCGACCCGAACGATATGAAGCTGCTCAGTGCGCTGATCGTGGTCATCGCGTTGTTGCTGCCCAGGTGGGATGTCTTCAACAGGATGCGGTCTCGCCGCCGCGACAAGGAGTCGGCGGCCGAGGTGTTCGGTGAACCGGATCGAAAATCCGCACCTGAGGCCGTTGACGCGGGAGAGGTCAGAGCCGTGCGTCCGGGAATCGTGAAGAAGGTGAAGCGCACCGATGCTTGAGGTTCGCCAGGTTACGAAAGCATTCTTTCCGCACACCATCAACGAGAAGATCGCGCTGCGGCATGTCTCGCTGACCCTGGACGCCGGTGATTTCGCCACCATCATCGGCTCGAACGGAGCCGGCAAGTCGACGCTGCTCAATGTGGTGGCCGGACGATACCGCCCCGATCTGGGGTCGGTCTGGATCGACGGCCAAGACGTCACGAGGCTGCCCGATTACCGGGTTGCCCGGCAGGTGGGCCGGGTCTTCCAGGATCCGATGGCGGGCACCAGCCCGCACTTGACGATCGAAGAGAATCTGGCGATCGCCTGGGCCCGCAATCGTGGACGCGGCCTCAAGATGGGCGTCACCAATGCCCGCCGTGAGCAGTTCCGTGAAGAGTTGAAGACGCTCGAGCTAGGGCTGGAGAATCGGCTGACCGCCCGCGTCGGGTTGCTGTCCGGTGGGCAGCGCCAGGCGTTGTCGCTGGTGATGGCCGCTTTCACCCAGCCGCGCATCCTGCTGTTGGACGAGCACACTGCGGCCCTCGACCCGCAGCGCGCCGCCCTGATCACCCGGCTGACCAAGCAGATGGTCGAACGCCATCAGTTGACCTCGATGATGGTCACCCACAACATGGAGCAGGCGCTGGAACTCGGCAACCGGCTGATCATGATGCACGAGGGCGAGATCATCCTCGAGCTGCAGGGTGAGGCCAAGAAGAAGGCCACGGTGGCCGACCTGATGGCGCAATTCGATGGTCTCAAAGGTGTCCAGCTGAGCGACCGGACGCTGCTGGCCTGAACCCTCTAGGATTACCCTCCATGGCGTCCGTTGAGTTCTTCCGCAATCTGCCCAAAGTTTCCCTGCATGATCACCTCGACGGGGGTCTGCGTCCGCAGACGATGATCGAGATCGCGGACGAGATCGGGCATCGGCTGCCCGCTTCTTCGGCAGATGAACTCGGTGACTGGTTCTTCGCAACAGCCAACTCGGGATCGCTCGCGCAATACCTGACCACCTTCGATCACACCACCGCCTGCATGCAGCGCGCCGACGATCTGCGCCGGGTGGCCCGCGAGTGGGTGGCCGATCAGGTCGCCGACGGTGTGGTTGCAGGCGAGGCCCGGTGGGCTCCCGAGCAGCATCTTCGTGCCGGGTTGAGTCTGGACGAGGCGGTCGAGGCGGTCGGCGAGGGGCTGCGCGAAGGCATCGCCGAGGCCGAGACCTCCGGGAAATCGTTCATCGCGGGGCAGATCGTGACGGCCATGCGGCACGCCGGCCGGGCCGTCGAGATCGCCGAGCTTGCCTTGCGGCACCGCGATTCTGACCTGGTGACCGGCTTCGATATCGCAGGCGGCGAGCAGGGCAATCCCCCTGCGAAGCATCTCGCAGCTTTTCAGTTGCTACGTGAGAACGACTTCCCGTACACCATCCACGCCGGTGAAGAGGGCCCGCTGGAATCTATGCACGAGGCGGTGCAGACTTGCGGCGCGTTGCGTATCGGGCACGGCGTCGGCATCGTGAAAGACATCACCCGCAATCAGACGACCGGACGCTACCAGCTCGGACGCTTCGCCCGGTTCGTCCGTGACCAGCAGATTCCGCTGGAGATCTGCCCAAGCTCAAATCTGCAGACCGGGGTGGCGTCCGAGATGAAGGTGCATCCGATCGGCACGCTGATCTGGCTCGGATTCAATGTGACGCTAAATTGCGACAACCGGCTGGTCAGCAATACCACCTTGAGCCGCGAGTACTCCCTTGTCAGCGAGGCCTTCGGGCTGTCGACGATGCAGATGTCGCAGATCGCGCTCGCCGGAGCGTCCGCATTGTTCCTGGATCACGCCGAACGCACCAAGCTCGTCCAAGAGATGACCCTCCCCTGGTTTCAGTCCTCGGTCAACGAGCGAGGCGGCGGCGTCCAGCCCGAGTTGTGGGAGCGCTGACCTGAACGCACGCCGTCCGTGTTAGGCCCGAAAGGCCCCATGACGAGACCAAACTGCACCCGTCAGGTGATGGATGCGAGTTTGTCTGCCATTTTGAAGCGATTGAGCGGTCTGGTAAGCCCAGTGAGAAGCAGGCATGATCGATTCGGCTGCCATCCGACAGCCTCTTACCCGATCATGACCACTTGCACCTTTGTAAGTGACCAGAAAAATGTAGACTGGCCAGATGAGCGAGACAATTACCGTGAACCCGGCGCACCTATCGAGTGATGATAGGGCACGCATTGACGCGTTCCTAGAATCCGCGAAGGAGCGCGGCGAAGTCGTCGACTTCACTTCACGGGTCGAATTGTTGACCCCAGCCGAAGTCGCTCACCGTCTGGGAATGTCACGCTCCACGGTGCTGCGCCGAATCGCCGACGGCGATATTCGCGCCACGAAGGTCGGTAGCCACCATCGCATTCCGCTCGCCGAATACGAACGCTACAGTCGAGAACTGCTCCACCGGATGGCCGAAGAGTCTGCCGCCGATATCGAAGCCGAGTTATTCCGTGAGTGAGGCACATCTTCTCTTTCTCGACGCCAACGTCCTCGCTTCGCCAGTCACCCGCACCCTCATCATCGCGGGAGCACGCTTGAAGGGCGGGATGAGTCTTCGGACCGGTTTGTGCACAGAACATCGTTTGCCGTGGGTGCCCACTTTCAATGACAGCCTCATGGAGAGAATGCTCGACGCCGTAGCTGATGAGCTATCCGATGATCTCAGCGACTGAGCTGCACTCACCTTCCTGGACGCAGCATCGGGAACGCAGTATTGATAGGGCACAACTTAGGCCCCGTCGCCGGACCGACGTTATCGTGAATGATTTGGTGCATGCAGGACACGAAATCACTCACAATAAGTCTGCATCCGCCGCTTTTCGGCTACTACGCGTCCTCATGGGGGTTCAGCCTCAGGCGTCGATGATGGTCGCCACCGTATCGCGGAGCTGCCGAAGGACGACCGGCCCAACGTTGCCGAGCCGTTCCCCCGCCCGCGTGGTGGCGACTGCGCGAATGTGCTGGCATTGCGCGGCCGAAACTGCGACCAGGCCGTTATGCGCATCGGGTTCGATGACAATCTCGGAACCGCTGTCGCGGATCGTGCGGGTGAGGGGAACCACCTGGACGACGTTTGACCCGCCACGAAGAATCCGGTTGGCCGTGATGATGACCGCAGGTCTGCGCATTCCTGCTTCGGATCCTGTCGGTGCTCCTAGATCGAGATCTACAACATCACCCGGCGTCAGCATCGAGCCAGTCCACCTCATCGTCACGCAAGGCAGTGGCCAAATCGTCACCGATGGCTTCCTGTTCGAGCAACCGCACGGCGCGGGCAACAGCAGCAGCCACAGTCACGCCTCGGCGGGCCGCCAGTTCGTTGAGTAGATCGCGGGTGGAGCGGCTGACCCGGATCGTCGTCGTATCACTCATGCCTCTAAGGCTAATCTCCGTAGACCAAATCATCTACAGGTTTCTAGCTTCTCGACCGCAGCCCACAGGCTAATTCACTCGACATTTTGCATCGTGCCGGATCGGCATTTTGCCCAGATTTGAATCTGCGTTTTCGCTAGCACCTAGTTGGCATCTTGGGTTACCAGTGGGCCCTGACTTCTTACTTGCAGCCAGCGGGCGATAAGCGTCGTGCGCCTTGCATGCTTCGATTTGGATGTCCCCGCGATCGGCCACGCGACCCAACGTGAGCGAATCGAAGAGCCTGAGGCAGACGACCCTGAGCCTTCACTCGTGCCAGGTGAAAATCACTTCCGGACGACCGGAGCCGCCGGTGCGTTGACTGCGGATCGCGCGTCCCTGATCGGCCAGATACTGCAGATAGCGTCTGGCCGTCACCCGCGAGGTGTCGAGACCGTGAGCAACTTCGGACGCACTCATGCCCTCGGGTGCGGACGCACGCAACGCTGCGATGACTTCGTCCAACACCTCGTTGACCAGACCTTTCGGAGCAACCGAGGGAGCCTCCACCGGGCGCCGCAGATCACGGAAGACCGCGTCCACGCCACGCTGAGTGGTTACCTCGTCGGACGCCAGCTGCAATCGGAAACGCTGATAGGCCTCCAGCCGCTCACGCAGATCGTTGAAGGTGAACGGCTTCAGCAGATACCCGATCACACCGAGCGCGACCGCGTTGCGCACCAGCCGGGCCTCGCGGGCCGCGGTGATCGGCAGAATGTCGACCGTACCTCCGGCCGCCCGGATGCGCCGCACGATATCGAGACCGTTCCCGTCCGGCAGATTCAGATCGAGCAGCACCAAATCGACCTCATGCCCGCGCAGCATCCGCAGCGTCTCCTGCACCGTGCCGGTAACTCCGGCCACCTCGAACCCCGGCAC contains:
- a CDS encoding response regulator, which gives rise to MNDLRVLVVDDEPLAAEGHASYVQRVPGFEVAGVTGTVQETLRMLRGHEVDLVLLDLNLPDGNGLDIVRRIRAAGGTVDILPITAAREARLVRNAVALGVIGYLLKPFTFNDLRERLEAYQRFRLQLASDEVTTQRGVDAVFRDLRRPVEAPSVAPKGLVNEVLDEVIAALRASAPEGMSASEVAHGLDTSRVTARRYLQYLADQGRAIRSQRTGGSGRPEVIFTWHE
- a CDS encoding helix-turn-helix domain-containing protein, translated to MSETITVNPAHLSSDDRARIDAFLESAKERGEVVDFTSRVELLTPAEVAHRLGMSRSTVLRRIADGDIRATKVGSHHRIPLAEYERYSRELLHRMAEESAADIEAELFRE
- a CDS encoding ABC transporter substrate-binding protein; this translates as MKKTWRAFAALASAGALLLAGCGSDSDTSSSASGGEPTTGVVHIGITQIVSHASLDNAREGFKAAVEEASLNPVFDEQNAQGDQATASSIANKFASADLDLVLAIATPAAQAAAQSITDTPVLFTAVTDPVTADLVASNEAPGANITGTTDLNPVADQIGLIKQIAPDAESVGIIYSSGEVNSAVQVELAKEAADNEGLEVVEKTITTTAEVLQAAQSLDVDAIYVPTDNNVVAGLDSVISVAEDQQIPLVVGETDSVEKGGLITYGLDYYELGRQTGEMAVRILNNGEDPASMPVEEQKTPKLVINTTAAERMGVTIPQELLDKADETVE
- a CDS encoding ABC transporter ATP-binding protein, coding for MLEVRQVTKAFFPHTINEKIALRHVSLTLDAGDFATIIGSNGAGKSTLLNVVAGRYRPDLGSVWIDGQDVTRLPDYRVARQVGRVFQDPMAGTSPHLTIEENLAIAWARNRGRGLKMGVTNARREQFREELKTLELGLENRLTARVGLLSGGQRQALSLVMAAFTQPRILLLDEHTAALDPQRAALITRLTKQMVERHQLTSMMVTHNMEQALELGNRLIMMHEGEIILELQGEAKKKATVADLMAQFDGLKGVQLSDRTLLA
- a CDS encoding adenosine deaminase: MASVEFFRNLPKVSLHDHLDGGLRPQTMIEIADEIGHRLPASSADELGDWFFATANSGSLAQYLTTFDHTTACMQRADDLRRVAREWVADQVADGVVAGEARWAPEQHLRAGLSLDEAVEAVGEGLREGIAEAETSGKSFIAGQIVTAMRHAGRAVEIAELALRHRDSDLVTGFDIAGGEQGNPPAKHLAAFQLLRENDFPYTIHAGEEGPLESMHEAVQTCGALRIGHGVGIVKDITRNQTTGRYQLGRFARFVRDQQIPLEICPSSNLQTGVASEMKVHPIGTLIWLGFNVTLNCDNRLVSNTTLSREYSLVSEAFGLSTMQMSQIALAGASALFLDHAERTKLVQEMTLPWFQSSVNERGGGVQPELWER
- a CDS encoding type II toxin-antitoxin system PemK/MazF family toxin yields the protein MRRPAVIITANRILRGGSNVVQVVPLTRTIRDSGSEIVIEPDAHNGLVAVSAAQCQHIRAVATTRAGERLGNVGPVVLRQLRDTVATIIDA
- a CDS encoding ABC transporter permease, whose amino-acid sequence is MITAIDLGLIFGLMALGVYITFRVLDFADLTIDGSFTTGAATAATLIVAGWQPWTATLVATVVGLIAGLITGLLNTWGKIHPLLAGILTQIALYSINLRIMGKANVPLLRNTTLFTPLRDQALLGTWVSVGILACVLAVFVIVLIWFLSTDVGLALRSTGDNESMARAQGVNTDAMTLLGLALSNGLVGLSGALFAQYQGYADIGMGIGLIVAGLASVIIGTAIINTGRIWITAIAVVIGSIIYRLIIQAALTIPWFDPNDMKLLSALIVVIALLLPRWDVFNRMRSRRRDKESAAEVFGEPDRKSAPEAVDAGEVRAVRPGIVKKVKRTDA
- a CDS encoding MgtC/SapB family protein, which produces MGQIDWTLFGSEALYVLASAVLCGSVGLERQIHHKNAGVRTHALVGMGACLFTIVGMYPLLNAAHPITWDAMRVAAQVVSGIGFLGAGVIFVNRDSVRGMTTAAGIWLSAAVGMSCGAGLLLLALVTTVLYLIIVLGVGPLVRRLPGSDRRMLVRICYEDQLGVLRRVLTASTEMGFQSSVISTRQRRESDPPSVEVVVRFSGGLPLRDLVAELSEIKGVQSAVIFEDSHDSDE
- a CDS encoding type 1 glutamine amidotransferase domain-containing protein, with product MATLDGKKILILSTNYGTESAELTKPLAYLKEQGADVTVAAPQTDTIQTLEGDKTPGATVDPDISLADANPSDYDAVVVPGGTINADSLRVDPDAQRIVQAFANNGKVVAAICHAPWLLINSGVAGGKTTTSYPTLSLDLTNAGATWVNQEVKVCPANGWTLITSRNPGDIPAFNQAITEQLTGAAA
- a CDS encoding DUF1707 domain-containing protein codes for the protein MSQMPIEDADRDRVIGALQRSHASGQIDEKSLKQRVEIALQTDDPYQLNNLLSDLPGGSAYLWTPQPGQQLSPYSPQTGSYGAHVSRTQQRSGGWQEFLRTYWGVILGIGIVLLMVMGNGYFSFWWMFFLLMFVFPRGMRSKMHRPQNRPGPIVPPYQPIPPFQQNQPKAPPRVQDSFDSDDEDGGETGRWNQPPGSSTR